Sequence from the Nasonia vitripennis strain AsymCx chromosome 5, Nvit_psr_1.1, whole genome shotgun sequence genome:
taaaaacgttaaaataagaatatacaggacaataatactgccggtggttctgtacgggtgcgaaacgtgggctctcactaagcaggcggacaaccgttttagggtatttgaaaataaagtcttgcgaaaaatatacgggccgaagaaagatgaggaaaccggggaatggaggagactacacaatgatgagttacacaatctgtacgcgtcaccaaatatcaacagaataataaaatcgcgcagattgggatgggcagggcacgtagcgagaatgggagacgaccgtacggcagcgcgtgtcatgaagggcaggccgatggtaacgcgacctctaggtagacctagacgtagatgggaagacaacgtaaaagcggatctagtagaaataggacgggtgggtgtcgatcggagaggtgcatcttgggtggggttgacacaagatagggcagcgtggaaggcttgcgtagatgaggcgctgaactttcgagttccaaatgccatgtaaaaaaaaaaactatcttTAGTCTTAAGTACTAGTTTTAAGTCTTTTATTCTTCTGTTATATACCAAGCTTGTACACAGGTAACTTAGTTTACCTTTACAAGGCTTGCTGGTATGCGTATTCTTAAGGTATACTATGAAACCTATCATCttggtttaataaataataaataaataataacatatCCTGCAGGTGATAgtagtatacctatatataagtgtatagatatttattgatattttttttaatgtttatgCACGCGTCAGAAATAACAGGAAGAGATGAGTGGCTTTTGCGAAAGAAATGAGATTTATAATGTCAGCGGCGTGACTGTACACATCGGTGAAAATTTGGAGTTTTCGCTCGGAAGAACCAGAGCGAAAAGCGGAAGCTGAACTGAGACTCTTATAATTTTACTTAGGAGAAGCCCTAGCTGTTTTTTTTTGATGATGGACATCAACTGCGGACAGTCTGTTTTCTTGCTTGATAGGAAAAACGAGCTAAATAAGCTTATGTTACAGAGGGTATTCACATTCTGTAACAGTTTTTTTATAACTACGAATATGATGTTTTCCAGTAATATAACGGTACTTCAATTAAAAATCCCCGCTTTTATCAGTGCTTCAATATTGTATTTTCTATCCCGCTAGATATTGATCTTGATCGAATGCGCTATAAACACgcagaagcgatataagtagCAGATAAagaaatgtatatataaaagcaCACAGCAGATTTCAAAATGATCAGACTGTAAAGTATCTTGAAATCATCAACACACTACCAGACCAATTTTACTAACCGCCAAAATGAGTCAAACTCTTACCTACCTTTTGCTCTTGGTCGTCCTTATCGCCTGTCTGACTAATGGCGCTGTTGCGGGTAAGTTGATATTTTCACCTGTATTACCTTACTGAATAAAAATCTCAGATGAGATTTCTGGCCGAAATCTCACTTGAGATTCTGCCCTACGGATTGCtaaaatttcttaaataaCTATTATTCagtttgttataattaaaaCTTGCCATCTAGGTGgtaaaaactctcaaataagttaaaaaatacacGTTTTCAAGCATTTGAAGCAGtatgcaaatttaaaaaaaataatacgagaATCTCTAGTTAGCAACTCAtgagttaaaattttaaaaatctataaaaactGGCTGTATGAGCAACTCGAAACATTGTTTTTCGAACTTATTTGCGAGTTTTTACCACCTAAGAGGTAACTTAATTATAACAAAATGAATAATGGATATTTATATTAAGAAATTTTAGCAATCGGCATGGCAgaatctcaggtgagattttGGCCAGAGATCTCACCTGAAATTTTCCAGTAGGgtattttacttattaaagTGTTGGCTGAATGAATTTCGTCATAGCATTAATTGTCATTTGTTAAATGTTACAGCGGCTGAATGGGgatgcagcagcaacagcgaaTGCGGAACGTGCAGCTGTACTGGTGGATATTGCGTCTGTCCCGATGGAGTGGTCTAAATCAGCTGAGAAGCCTTATCGTCCTTTTATTGATTGATTTCGAGAAGAACAATGTAGCTTTATAActtgattaatttttctaatccactaaaataaatgatttataGTATTCCATAAAGCTGGATTGGTGTGATTTTTCCTATTGTTTAAAACCTTCAAGTATaattgaaaacataatcaCAGAAATAATCGAATACTGACTGGATGATAATATATTCCACTTACATTACCTACCTTTACCTtatatatttctaaaatttatgTATTCTTTAAACAGATTCCGTCTTTTATAGTTGAGCATAAAACGCTTTGCccgtttaaaattttgttcatcTTTTGTTCTTACGTATGAGCTTGCAAATTCCTAAGctttcgaataaaaaatataattcccGCGGCCCGCCGTGCGTCGACGCGCCTGCGCAGTCTGCACTCCCGAGTCGCGAGTCGCGGCCGCGCATTCGTGATACATATCCGTGAGTTCGCGACGTCACACAGAGCGCATAAACAGCTGATCCGCATTGACTAGTCCAAAATGGCCACATGCATGAGTTTATAGTGAAAAGTTGGTGTTTTCCGGCAAAATTCGCCAAGTCCTGAGGCACAAATCAATCACTACTGCCAATCGACCGATTCTGTAAGCCCCGTAGATTTACCTCACGCAATTATCTCGACGACGACTGGCGCAGttggattaaaaaaaagtcgacgaAAACCTCAATGCCGTCACACGCAGTGACATCTCGCGCAGCAGACGCTCTATGGGCTATGGCATTGGCTCTAAGCCTAAGCCTCGGCTCTAATGACTTTTTGTTAATTCGCGAAAAATAGTCACGAGGCGCGTCGCCCCGAGGCTAGCTAACTCTTCTAATGTTTGTGTGGCGTCGTTCGTCCGACCGAGCGACGTACGTCGAATTATTCAATTGCTGGACTTATTGATCCAATTCGTGGCCATTTTATGTAAAGTAACAAAGTGTATGTACAAGGTTGTAAAGTGATTGTGCCTGGTGACTCCGATTCCGATACAGTTTTGCTTCTTGTgcgaaatattttttcgttttcgtCAGTCGACTTTTTTTACCTTGCTTTGCCATTTATCAATTTTCCTtcttaaatatatatacactcttGATGGCTCATACGTTGGCCAACTTGAGACTGCTTGTATGAGTATCATAGAAAATTTTGATTGAAATCCTGCAGGATCAGTAATCATGACAGCTGGTACTAGTTTGGTTGTACCCGTAGTGCTGTGGGGGCGTATAGCTCCCACACACTGCATCTCGTGCATATACCTATCACGAGATCAAAAGACTTTAGTAACAGGTTGCTATGACGGACAAATTTGTTTATGGCAAGTGGATCCTGAAACATTAAAGGTAGTTAAATGTTGCTGTGTTTTTggattcatacttttttatatatccACTAATAATGATCATTGTGTTTCATTCATAATCTCACAGATGACTCCAAGATGTTTACTAGTTGGTCATACAGCTCCGATCATGTGCCTTAGTCGAGCCAGTGTCATCATGGAGCAAAACTATATTGTTAGCAGTAGCGAAAGTGGAGAAATGTGCACTTGGGATTTGGTTGATGGAAAGTGCCGTGAAACTGTTAAGCTCAATAACATTCACACTCAAATGTTACCGTATGTCTCTGCTGGAGGCGAGGATGTTAGATTATTTTGTTCAGGGTAAatttataatgtatttaattttttatatcacCTTAGTGACATTCAATAAAATTACATTTGCAATCCTCAGATATTATCCAGAGGTACTAGTGATGGATCCATTTAGCCTAGAAGTACTATTTACCCTGAGTTCCAGGGTAAACCCAGATTGGATCAGTGCTCTACATATCCTGCGGCCGGCCAAACGGAAAGGTCGGTTCTACGTGCACACAAGTTAGTTTACACTCATTCACACCTACGCTTACTACCTCTTATACTTAAACATTAATCCTTTTTTACTCCCTAtgatttgtattttattttgtagtaGAGTAAATAATTGCACAATTGAATTTGACCatattgcaaataattaagattattCTGAACTTGCTTCAATTCAAAGCGCGATACTTAGAAATTGAAGAATATGATAAATGAGCTTCTGGTTTCAAACTTTGGTTAAATTATTGAAAGTGTGGATAACAATGGGTTGCACTGTTTTTGAATGATAAAGTCACAAAACTTTGTGGTAAAAATAATCTAACAATTGTATGAGTAGACTTTAAATTGtatatttacataataataatggtTATACTAGTTCCTCTTaaagtaatttataaatatttttaatgtaaatTATAATGTTGCAGCATGTAATCAAAGCGGATTCAAATTGGTACTTGAGTGCTGGTAGTTGAACTTGCTCTATGTACTCCTATATTTCTAGAATCTTGAACGGGTTTATAAATCTTCTTGCTGTTTTAAAACATACAAAGCATTATCTGGGTTATTGATCgatcaaaatcgattttttaaattaactaACAATAACAAAACTTCGtgctaactttttttttattagcacTTTTACTCTctttagaattttatttttatcatactTACCACAAACCTTGCTAAAGTCTTTTCCCTGCTATTCATTAATCATCTACACACAATAATCGCAAAACAATACTCTCTGTAAGTATATACAACATGAGTAATCTCTTTCATACGAAACTAGAAAAGAGAatagtatattaataatactttatatttttataagcaTGAAAAGCTTGTGAGTTTTAGTGAAATAATTGATAATTGTGATGTTTTTATATTGTCAAATCTTAAATCTGTTGACTATTCAATTAAAGACCAAAAGTTTtgcattttattaatttatttattttattcattgtgCAGACTTCATTTGTTGGAAATGATGTAACTTataaattatgattattaatttatgaCTGAATTCTTAAAAAGTTCTTCTGTAGTAAATTGCTGCTTTATAAAActactatatatactaaagaagtttaaaaaaaaactctattaaaatttaatcaatgCATATAGTTTCTACACAAAGTTTCATGTTTTTATTTGCTTATTAAATCAAAATGAGATACAAGTGTGTTTTCAAATGGGATCCAGTAGAATTTGgcacaaaaaatattttaaagttttgGAGTTTGTGTTATTCCAAGTGGCTAGCTTTGCATGTATTGGatattctctttcttttatttcttttgtATATGTAATTCACTATTTTCGTTTCAATGAATTTGTTAAATATtgctttttaaagaaaaaggtttatgaactttattttttatgcatgaataaaaatggaaaaaaaaatattgttatattatGGATATTTGTACTTGCATGTTTGTtggaaaaatttgtaaaattgtagaaaattctgtataattttatttgtatacatagattatattttttatttattaatattatacacaaattgaattgaaataaatataatacagTTCATGCCAATAGcaatagaaataaattcttGTTTCTAATTGCCTATTGTTTACAACAACtaatcaacattttttaaagatgacGTGGTATTGGCTTTAACAACTACTGGAACAGTAAAAGTCTGGACTCTTTTGGGACATGAGAATCGTAATAGCGAGCCACTTTACGAGCATGAGAGCAAGCAGATCAGATGTTTGAATGCCCTAGCTATGACCTGCTGTCCTTACAACCAACGTACTGTACTTATAGTGTGTTCCAAATATTGGcaggtaaaaattttgttttcgcGCAATTTTGCACACGAGTCATATACATATGCGCATATTAAAATACAGTTCCaatattaattttagatttatgaTGCTGGAGATTTTTCGGTCTTGTGTTCTGTAACTGCACCCAGAGGAGAAAGATGGATGGCTGGTGACTTTTTAGCTGCAGACCGGGTGATTCTTTGGAGCGATGAAGGGCATGGTTATTTGTACAAATTACCAGCAAAGTAAGTTTAGACTGTGATTTTGTTAAGTACACTTTATACTAcccatttttaaatataattaactgTAAAGGTATGATGTTAAATTTATATGAAGAAATCAACTTTTTCATGTTAATATATTGTTTTGGCAAGGGGGAAAAAGTTATCTATTTCTAAAAATTACATTTAGTGTAGACTGGTGTTTGTGGGAAAAATTGATTTCTATGAACTATGTTTTCTACTTTGAAAATACACAATTGCACAACAACCAAATAATTaacaattcaataaaattacaattttgtaTTTCTTTATTGGTTGTAGGGTTATTACACAACTTGAAAGGTAGTTCTACACAAGTATTTACATGATTCTTACTAAATTAAGACAGTTATGCTCTTAACATATTTCAATTTAGataattgacttttaaaactaacatttttttaaactattttttttaaataatcgttTAAAACAATACATATTAATATCAATTCTTACAAAACAACACTAAAATTTAATATGtatgtttttatttcatattagATTATGCTGCTAACTATTAGCAAAGCACTTGCAAGCAATGCACAATTTAATTATCATTCTGTTATTGCTCATGTTTCTTTTTCAAGCATAACAGCGCCATACATTTATATTCATAATGTAATCGTCATATCTTTTTCAGTAATGAACTTgcatttactttaattttataatacattttaataatCGTTAGACTCATGATTGTATAATCTCATTCATTATATTAACAATGTTATGCTGATGAATGACTCATGGTAATTGattatctaaaaaaatttaagaaagataaaattgaatttgatttattaaattcattttttcacaCCGAAAGTTctttctactttttttcttatattaaagtggtatgaattaaaaatctacgaaatttgtttttttttatagtactGCAGGGCATAAATCCGCATTTATGTTAacacgcctatccgtgacaTAAGTAGTCCTTTATTGCACCGTGCATATCGCCctcggtgcaaaaaaggactgctAATGTCACGGATAGACGAGACAGCGAATTTATGCTAGTCAatgctataaaataatgtacgaTACACGTGTCATAAGTCGTTCTTCATGGCACTGCGTTAAGCGCTCGAGCGTAGCGTAAAATACGACTTATgccactagtatcgtaatgtactaataTTACTTGAGTCAAATTTTTGTGACCAAACATTTCATGATAATCCTGTCCTTTATTCCTTAAGTCATTTACACAGTACTCCAATTAATGCATTTCTGATCTTTTTTTCACGATGATGTTCTTTccataaaaaattaacatcTGCCATGTTCTACGGTGGACCTGGTCTGTTATAGCAAGCTGAAGGGCAAGGCTCTCAGCAGGTAACCCTGCATTGTCATATAAACCTcatatacaataattattcACTCTTCTTTTGTAATTCTATTCTGTAAACCTTGGACTTTTCTCTTTACCAGCTTAACTCGCTCTGAGTCAGTAAATTCTAAGATTTCCAGTttaagatgaaaaaaaaatgtttgtcctGGACCATTCAAAATAGTCAAGTTTgaaactattattttaattttattaaatggTGATGGTtaaggaattgaaaataaaaaatttaaataatagcattaacttaataaataaaactttttcatcAATAACTAGTATctttttgattaattaataCTTCAGAGTAGTGCTCATCTTCTTTCACATTTCatatataaattatcacaTTTCGAGTTCATATCCTTTTACACAATAATTTTAAGACTTTGCTTTTGTTGCTTCTATGCACGCACTGAATGACACGTTAACAGCTTCTCTATCGAATACAAacactttgtttattttgtttaaagcACTATGAtggtattttatttcaaatagtAAGAATTCAAATAGAAGTGCAGAATGCACTaacaataaaacaataatttgGCATCtatgtttttgattttataattttaaattgatttgCTGAATTTATTTTGTGCAATTTAATATATGTGTCTATTCATTGTTTATGCTAAATGTTTtggttttttaacgatattttgAATGTCAatgttaatattataattgaacagttttttcaataattgtGGAAAGACCAAAACAAACGCTTGAACGTTAAATTATCTACAATGATACTAATAATATTTACTGAGCAGTAGTGTCGCAGACAACAAGAACTTCCATTCAGCCTCAGTGGAGAATGATCAACCATACTTATACTGCACTCTTACTCAGCCTGGTGATAAGGTacgaataatttttctttttgaataaatattcttgttttctttttatatttataatctttATTATTCTCTAGCCTTTATCTTGTCCACCTGCAATGCGACTAGTCACAGCTCAGCAAGGAAACAAAACTCAAAAGTTTCTTTTACGTGGTGACAGTGAAGGAGTTGTAATGCTTTGGACAGTGCCAGACATAACAGGCCAGCAGATGAATCAAATAAATCAACATGACAGTACTCCACCAATGCTACCACCTACCTTGAAAACTAGTATAACTGCAGCCTGGGAAGCAATGAAGCCATCCCCAGTTGGAATTCTGGATCAGTTGGACTGTGGGGATGGACATGGAATTAAATTAACAGCCAGTATTTACTTACCCCAGCAGAGTCGTTTGGTTGTGGGTAGAGAAGATGGGAGTATAATAATTGTCCCAGCTACACAAACTGTAATGTTGCAGTTATTACATGGAAATCACCAGCAATTCGATGGTAAGACTACAAAATTTGGatattcatattttatatcgttgtatattattttgtaaacgttttataaaattcattagatTGGCCCCCTCATCAAGTCCTGTTAGGGCACTCAGGGCGTGTAAATTGTCTACTGTATCCTCATGGAGCTGCATCCAGATATGACAAAACCCATTTAGTTTCGGGATCTGTTGATTTCGCTGTGTGCTTGTGGGATTTGTACGCGGGAACCCTGATTCATCGTTTTTGCGTTCACGCTGGGGAAATTACTCAGCTACTGGTTCCTCCAGATAATTGTAGTGTAAGTGTGATACAACATTTAGACAGGTTACAGTTGTTTGTTTCAActaaattaacgaaaaatttCAACTTGCAGCCaagaatccaaaaatgtgtctGTAGCGTAGCTTCAGATCATAGCGTTACGTTGCTATCGTTAGCCGAAAGAAAATGCGTCGTTTTAGCTTCGCGTCATTTATTCCCTGTGGTCACCATCAAATGGAGGCCATATGATGATTTTATGATTGTTGGATGTTCTGATGGAGCTGTTTACGTTTGGCAAATGGAAACCGGTCACCTCGATCGCGTCTTGCATggtatgaaaattatttttgtgattGTGATTTTACGGAATTTTTAACGTGACAATTGAAATTTTGAAGGTATCATAGCCGAAGAAGTATTATATGCTTGCGATGAAAATACAATGGTAACAACTGGCTCTAGTAGTGGTGGAGGTGAATTGGGCTTAGCGAACCCAGCTGTTCATTTCTTCAGGTAATATAAccagaaattaataaaatttttaacttgaTTTTACAATTCTCTAAATACcaacaattatatttttcagagGTTTAAGGCACAGAAATTTATCAGCTATTCGTCATGCTACACAGCGAGGTCTGCATCAATTGCAACAACTTCACGGCGGTCATGGAAACGATCACGGGAATCAGATAAGGGCTAAAGGTGCTCCGCTGACCATCCAGGGTTTCCGCAGCAATCCCAAAGATCCAGAGAGTCATATTCTTTTCTTCGACATCGAAGGACTCATAGGTAAAACTCGTAATTTTGTTGCTTAGATTTTTCTTTGCAGGACAATTTTCAGCGGATATAAGCCCCAGGAATAGGAAGTTATATCGGTCCTGGCTTTTTTTGTTGCGTGAACTTGCTTCATAAATAAACGAAATTTTCGATGTTCATACAGTACAATTATTGAGCGACGAGTACGGGTCTATGTCGCCCGGATCATTGGAAGCGCAGGGCTTGATTTCAGCTACGGAGTATCAAAAAGTTGCTGCGCTTACGCAGTCAGCAAGCCCTGATGCACATAAGAAAATTGCAGGTGAGGATTCTGCGAATATGTGGCTGCTACTACTTGACCCTTTCGAGCCAGTTAGACTCAAATTGTACTTTGTATATATTAACAAAAGTTGCTTGTTGGGCTTTATAAAATGTAAGCATACGCGTACAAAGTACTTTTTGaagtttttattcaaatttaaaattattttgtccAATAATAGAAGGTGACTAAAGGGTCAAGTACAAAGGTGCAATAAAGTCCTGCTATTAGGGTACTGCATGTATGAGGAGAGAATGTATGCAATTATTGactaatattaaaatttatagacTTTTTTGGTCGCGTCAAGGATAAGGCAGGTGACATGGAGCGGATACTGAAGGAAAAGGATCGACATGGTACCGTGTTGTAGCAAAACTGTTGCATATGTGTTTATTTGCCCTTATCAACAACTTATTTGTTACCGTCATATATGTTTATTTAATTGCTTTGATAATTACTGCTATTATACATTTTAACATGTCTTACGTTCTTGTctgaatttattaattttacttattttctagatggttattattatttatattaatgttattatttttctgattaaaaaatcttattgaaAAGACACATAGTAAAATTAGAAATACATTGATTCTTGGCAAATTTTATAGAACAATTCACGTTTATAAATCTGACGAATGCAATggattttttaatcatttcaaatatattttattgcaattttatttatttatagaagTAGTCAGGTTTCAATGTTAGGACTTACAGTGTTTCAATTCATTCGGGAAGCATCAAGAAAAATCATTCAGATTAGTTCAGACAAAAATCTGTGGGTCCAGCATGTGAAGCTCCTGtagaatttattataatttatgttCTCGTTCGCTTTTTGTGATTAAAGTATACATGTGAATGTGAAAAACTTGTTAAAGGGCAAATTTTTCTATAGGTATTATTGCTAAGATGAAGGAGGGCGCAGAGAATGTGCATACTAAAATTCAGGCTAAAGTGGAAAGCGTTGGTCTGAAGCCATCGACTCTCGATGGTAAAGGTTAGAGTATTTGCTTTGCGAGCCTATATGAAAGATATAAGCTATAAGTTATAGGCATATATAGCATGATTTTACGTCCTATACGTTTTGCTTTTGtacttattataattataattttattcataagTTCAATAGATCGTCTATATGCTATGCTTATTTAAAAGTCGTTCATTCAAGgatatttgaaattattttgtcaactaatggaaaatttaattttaatattaccTCCTTGAATGCAATCGGTTTTATTAAACagtttttttgtatttaatcTTTCATCCAACATATCCTGCTTcagtttattttcattttaacttattttttCTGAATTCTTAGCAATTGGTCTACGCCCAATGTACTACAAAGATTGCTTTTCTTGAAGGCATGCATACACGCTTTATCATCATTAATTTGGCTCATTTCAGTTCTCTCAGTCGATTGCAATGGCACTATTCTCCAGATTCActgtacaattttaatttattctcaTTATACATGGTAAAGACcctgtatttatttatataaatcatCCATATAGTCGTATACTACATTGTTTTGAcatgaatatttaatttaccTATTATTTGTATCGTTACTTTCATCGTCACGTTTTTATATTCTGATTTATATCATAATGCCcttgattttatatttaatttttagtcGTAAAGtatgtttatatatttttgttcacGTCACTGTCATACAATGATAGATTTTTAGCTATTTCATTTGCATAATCTAACAATACAATGTCGTTGATTGTTAGGCGACGGATGGAATAATGACAGCACCAGAAACTCTCTGAAACGCAATGGGGCTTTCAATGAACCAAATTCGACAATGGAGATAgctcaacttttgttaagtcTACTGCACGCTTGGGGAATGGACCCAGACCTTGATCGCGTTTGCGAAGGCAAGCTAGGACTTCTGAGACCAATGGTACCGGTATCCTTTGGAGTATTATCGAAAGGAGGTATGTTTTCTTATCTGAAATCAGATCAATCGttaattaattcattactGACAAATAATATTTCCAGGGTACATGTCGTTCTTACTTCCAACGTGGCAGACTCATCTTGAGCATTGTATAGGAGAACCTGCGACGCAGTTGGAGCAGCGTTTGCCGGTAGAACTAGTCAGACAAGAAAGGCTCACGAGGGCCTTTACCTCAAGGGCACACTGGGAATTGTCGACCACTTTGACTAGCAACCACTTGTTGGCCGTGGTAGCCCTGTCTAATACTCTCATGTCGATGAATAACGCAACATTTGTTCCTGAGCAAGAAAGAAACCGTAAAATGCATAGGTGAAGTGtttacataatatatttttttttgtttttattactGACTGCTGATGTCCAACTTATTTTATATTGTCTTTTTTAGGCCAGGAAATAGGCCAGTAAATTGGAATAAAGCTGAAGAAGAGAATGAAGAAATGTACACTGTGCAACAGGCGCAGATAAAACAAGGCTGGTCCTTGTTGGCTACGCTGCACTGCGTTCTTCTTCCCGATAAAGTCGCCGCTCAAGGCGGATCTAAAACATTTAAGAAACCTCAGGTGGAGATGATGGCTCGAAGATGGCAACATCAGTGCCTGGAGATACGAGAAGCGGCTCAAGCGCTTTTACTCGCTGAGCTAGGAAGAATGGGGCCGAAGGGTAGGAAAGCTTTAGTGGACAACTGGGCACCGTATCTACCAATGTACAGCACTCAAGAGCCTATCGCGCCgcaaaatcaaaaccaaagcccACCACCTGGTAGTCCACCTCCGAACAGCGAGCATCCCGATGTGGAggacgacgaagaagaagaacttGCCGAAGGTGTgtatttgatatattttttattatttaaaatgtattcacttacaaaaaagaagaaaaaaacatgaaCGATTCTTCTTTCACAGAACTGAGCGTGTCAAGAAAACCATCGAGCGTTGCTGAACTGAAGCGTAAACAAACTACTGCTGTTGTGCTGTTAGGTGTCATTGGCGCGGAATTCGGCCAGGATGTGACGACAAACAATCAGAAGAGGGATAATGACCAGCGACGCAAGAGTTCAGTTGTCGAAGGTTTTGGAATCGGAAACAACAATTTATCGAGGCTCACAAGCATTGCCCTAACGCATTTACTGTACGCACCTAATTCGCAAAAATTACCTCTTCACACGGCTTTGAGAAGAGCCGCCATTGATCTCATTGGCCGTGGATTTACTGTCTGGGAGCCTTACCTTGATGTTTCTAGAGTAAGGACACCTATTGTTATGATATAATACGTGGGATTCAGTCCATTTCTTTAAGGATACAATTTTGTTATTAGGTTCTTTTGAGTTTGCTCGAAATGTGCTGTGATGCAGATAAACTTGTGCCAAGTATGACCTACGGCCTTCCATTGACTCCAGCCGCAGACAGCTGCAGAACGGCTCGGCATGCCCTGACGTTGATCGCCACCGCGCGTCCAGCAGCATTCATCACAACGATGGCACGTGAAGTAGCCAGATACAACACGTTGCAACAGAACGCACAGACGCTCAACATCAACCTAGGAGCCAGTGTGCTGGCCAGAGCCAAACCAGAGATCCTGAGAATCGTTGAGCAACTGATCGATAAAATGCAAAGCGAGATGAGCGATTTATTAGTAGAAGTACGTCATTCGaaaacatttcattttaattatgCCACGTTAATGGTTTAC
This genomic interval carries:
- the LOC100118200 gene encoding WD repeat-containing protein 7 isoform X7 produces the protein MTAGTSLVVPVVLWGRIAPTHCISCIYLSRDQKTLVTGCYDGQICLWQVDPETLKMTPRCLLVGHTAPIMCLSRASVIMEQNYIVSSSESGEMCTWDLVDGKCRETVKLNNIHTQMLPYVSAGGEDVRLFCSGYYPEVLVMDPFSLEVLFTLSSRVNPDWISALHILRPAKRKDDVVLALTTTGTVKVWTLLGHENRNSEPLYEHESKQIRCLNALAMTCCPYNQRTVLIVCSKYWQIYDAGDFSVLCSVTAPRGERWMAGDFLAADRVILWSDEGHGYLYKLPAKVITQLESSVADNKNFHSASVENDQPYLYCTLTQPGDKPLSCPPAMRLVTAQQGNKTQKFLLRGDSEGVVMLWTVPDITGQQMNQINQHDSTPPMLPPTLKTSITAAWEAMKPSPVGILDQLDCGDGHGIKLTASIYLPQQSRLVVGREDGSIIIVPATQTVMLQLLHGNHQQFDDWPPHQVLLGHSGRVNCLLYPHGAASRYDKTHLVSGSVDFAVCLWDLYAGTLIHRFCVHAGEITQLLVPPDNCSPRIQKCVCSVASDHSVTLLSLAERKCVVLASRHLFPVVTIKWRPYDDFMIVGCSDGAVYVWQMETGHLDRVLHGIIAEEVLYACDENTMVTTGSSSGGGELGLANPAVHFFRGLRHRNLSAIRHATQRGLHQLQQLHGGHGNDHGNQIRAKGAPLTIQGFRSNPKDPESHILFFDIEGLIVQLLSDEYGSMSPGSLEAQGLISATEYQKVAALTQSASPDAHKKIADFFGRVKDKAGDMERILKEKDRHGIIAKMKEGAENVHTKIQAKVESVGLKPSTLDGKGDGWNNDSTRNSLKRNGAFNEPNSTMEIAQLLLSLLHAWGMDPDLDRVCEGKLGLLRPMVPVSFGVLSKGGYMSFLLPTWQTHLEHCIGEPATQLEQRLPVELVRQERLTRAFTSRAHWELSTTLTSNHLLAVVALSNTLMSMNNATFVPEQERNRKMHRPGNRPVNWNKAEEENEEMYTVQQAQIKQGWSLLATLHCVLLPDKVAAQGGSKTFKKPQVEMMARRWQHQCLEIREAAQALLLAELGRMGPKGRKALVDNWAPYLPMYSTQEPIAPQNQNQSPPPGSPPPNSEHPDVEDDEEEELAEELSVSRKPSSVAELKRKQTTAVVLLGVIGAEFGQDVTTNNQKRDNDQRRKSSVVEGFGIGNNNLSRLTSIALTHLLYAPNSQKLPLHTALRRAAIDLIGRGFTVWEPYLDVSRVLLSLLEMCCDADKLVPSMTYGLPLTPAADSCRTARHALTLIATARPAAFITTMAREVARYNTLQQNAQTLNINLGASVLARAKPEILRIVEQLIDKMQSEMSDLLVEVMDIILHCLDPGHLKTKPLNEVFPAVCRFNQVSHYPPTRRIAVGSRTGHIALYELRGTVKCQSIIAHQAPVTALAFSPEGKYLVSYSCSENKLCFWQQISSGMFGLGNSQIRCIKSYSTAPINDVARLNPMRLARLIWINNRTVTLMLADSSETRFNV